In one Paenibacillus sp. JQZ6Y-1 genomic region, the following are encoded:
- a CDS encoding LLM class flavin-dependent oxidoreductase, with product MLKLGILDQSHINEGQNASDALNNTLQLAQAADTLGYSRYWMSEHHAFPSLAHSSPEIMIAHIASHTSRIRVGSGGIMLPHYSAYKVAENFRLLEALYPNRIDLGVGRAPGGTPLVNRALQEGKFPSMHAADRYPQQIVDLISYLNDATPSDHRFAGLTAQPSIDHMPELWLLGSSGGTADLAAMTGASYAFAQFFGMTGGEDAVAHYKEHFQPSVMSPTPKSLAAITVACADTEEEAEYLMRSNDLYFIALRENRPLPYLPSAKTAADYHYNSTELAHIQDTRRFRVVGTPDQVKEKLLQFAADYQTDELLIVSAIHDNQARIRSYELLAEAFELRTPEPQR from the coding sequence ATGTTAAAACTGGGAATTCTGGACCAGAGTCATATTAATGAAGGTCAAAATGCGTCTGATGCCTTGAACAATACACTTCAACTGGCACAGGCAGCAGATACATTGGGATATTCGCGATATTGGATGTCTGAGCATCACGCGTTTCCAAGTTTGGCGCATTCTAGTCCAGAGATTATGATTGCGCATATTGCTTCGCATACGTCACGGATTCGCGTCGGCTCCGGCGGTATTATGCTGCCTCATTATAGCGCTTATAAAGTAGCAGAGAATTTCCGTTTGTTAGAGGCATTGTATCCGAATCGTATCGATCTGGGCGTAGGACGTGCTCCGGGTGGTACACCACTCGTCAATCGTGCGTTGCAAGAAGGGAAATTCCCATCGATGCACGCAGCAGATCGGTATCCACAGCAAATCGTCGATCTGATCAGCTATTTGAACGATGCGACACCGTCAGATCATCGTTTTGCTGGTTTGACTGCGCAACCGAGTATTGATCATATGCCTGAATTATGGCTGCTTGGCTCTAGCGGTGGCACAGCCGATCTAGCTGCGATGACAGGCGCATCATATGCCTTTGCTCAATTTTTTGGTATGACCGGTGGTGAAGATGCAGTAGCGCATTACAAGGAGCATTTCCAACCATCTGTTATGTCGCCTACTCCCAAATCACTGGCTGCGATTACTGTTGCCTGTGCAGATACAGAGGAAGAAGCTGAATACCTGATGCGCAGCAATGATTTGTATTTTATCGCATTGCGTGAGAATCGACCGCTTCCTTACTTGCCTTCGGCAAAAACGGCAGCAGATTACCACTATAACAGTACAGAGCTTGCCCATATTCAGGATACCCGTCGCTTCCGCGTCGTTGGTACGCCAGATCAGGTCAAGGAAAAACTGCTTCAGTTCGCCGCTGATTATCAGACAGATGAATTGCTGATCGTCTCTGCTATTCATGACAATCAAGCACGCATTCGTTCATATGAACTGCTGGCGGAAGCTTTTGAATTGCGTACCCCTGAACCACAGCGTTAA
- a CDS encoding RNA 2'-phosphotransferase gives MLNASQEKQLSKQMSYMLRHNPGEYGLVLDPEDASCPLAELSHILSEQRGWAFVSEEDVRQVVANSEKQRFEIVGDRIRARYGHSKPEIHYPVAQPPALLYHGTAESVYPRIEKEGLKPMGRQYVHLSADTHFAELAGRRKGKLLLLHIDTVRAAQQGVLFYDAGHQVWLTEHIPADCISVAQL, from the coding sequence ATGCTAAACGCATCGCAAGAAAAGCAGCTCAGTAAACAAATGAGCTATATGCTACGTCACAATCCCGGAGAATACGGTTTAGTGCTTGATCCAGAAGACGCTTCCTGCCCACTTGCCGAGTTAAGTCATATTTTATCCGAGCAAAGAGGGTGGGCGTTCGTCAGCGAAGAGGATGTGCGACAGGTGGTCGCGAATTCGGAGAAGCAACGGTTTGAGATTGTGGGTGATCGCATTCGAGCACGCTATGGACATAGCAAACCGGAGATTCATTATCCAGTAGCACAACCGCCTGCTCTGTTATATCACGGTACAGCAGAGTCCGTATATCCAAGAATTGAAAAGGAAGGCTTGAAGCCGATGGGGCGGCAGTATGTACATTTGTCCGCTGATACACATTTTGCAGAACTGGCTGGACGTCGTAAGGGTAAACTATTGCTGCTGCATATTGATACGGTACGTGCTGCACAGCAGGGCGTACTATTCTACGATGCAGGGCATCAGGTGTGGCTGACGGAGCATATTCCAGCGGATTGCATTTCCGTTGCGCAGTTGTAA